The Erigeron canadensis isolate Cc75 chromosome 4, C_canadensis_v1, whole genome shotgun sequence genome window below encodes:
- the LOC122596174 gene encoding COP9 signalosome complex subunit 1, translating to MEAEQESALNMTDEIYTNGDDDDDSSQQQQQQRRIISGSEQLDIEAYAALYSGRTKISRLMFIAEKCKNTNVAMELEALRMAYDEIKKGENTQLFREVVKKIDGRLGEKYGNDFKWMDSVDRKADHRKEKLENELNAYRTNLIKESIRMGYNDFGDFYYAHGALGDAFKNYVRTRDYCTTVKHIIHMCLNAILVSIEMGQFAHVVSYVSKAEQNKIEKTDKNDKNEVDSITIAKLNCASGLAQLEAKKYKIAARKFLETSPELGNNYSEVIAPQDVATYGGLCALASFDRAELKAKVIDNINFRNFLELVPEVRELIHDFYSSRYASCLQYLVNLKANLMLDIHLHDHVDALYVRIRNKALIQYTHPFVSVDLNMMADAFKTSVSGLQKELEGLITDNQIQARIDSHNKVLYARHADQRKATFQRVLQTGVEFDRDVRAMLVRANLLKHDYNLKQLRKI from the exons ATGGAAGCAGAACAAGAATCTGCACTAAACATGACAGACGAGATCTACACAAACGGCGACGACGACGACGATTCATCgcagcagcaacaacagcaGCGACGGATAATAAGCGGCAGCGAACAGCTGGATATCGAAGCGTACGCGGCGTTATACAGCGGCCGTACGAAGATATCGAGGCTAATGTTCATAGCGGAAAAGTGTAAGAACACGAATGTGGCGATGGAATTAGAAGCACTGAGGATGGCGTATGATGAGATTAAGAAAGGCGAAAACACGCAGTTGTTTAGAGAAGTTGTTAAGAAGATAGATGGAAGGTTAGGTGAAAAATATGGTAATGATTTTAAGTGGATGGATTCTGTTGATAGAAAAGCTGATCACAGGAAAGAGAAGCTTGAGAATGAACTTAATGCTTACaga ACAAATCTGATTAAAGAAAGTATAAGGATGGGATACAATGACTTTGGAGACTTCTACTATGCTCATGGTGCACTTGGAGATGCATTTAAGAATTACGTACGCACCCGTGATTATTGCACCACTGTAAAGCACATCATACATATGTGTTTGAATGCCATTTTGGTCAGTATTGAGATGGGCCAGTTTGCTCATGTAGTAAGCTATGTCAGTAAAGCAGAGCAAAACAAAATCGAAAAGACTGACAAAAACGACAAAAATGAGGTTGATTCCATCACCATTGCAAAGTTAAATTGTGCTTCTGGACTGGCTCAGTTGGAGGCTAAGAAATACAAGATTGCTGCCCGGAAG TTCCTGGAAACGTCTCCAGAGTTGGGAAACAACTACTCAGAAGTTATTGCACCTCAAGATGTTGCGACTTATGGTGGACTTTGTGCTCTTGCAAGTTTTGACCGTGCAGAGCTAAAG GCAAAAGTCATAGACAATATTAACTTTCGTAACTTCTTGGAGTTGGTGCCGGAAGTGAGGGAACTTATACATGATTTCTATTCAAG CCGCTATGCTTCGTGTTTACAATACCTCGTGAATCTTAAGGCGAACCTGATGCTTGATATTCATTTGCATGACCATGTGGACGCACTGTACGTTAGAATCCGTAACAAAGCCCTCATCCAGTACACTCATCCATTCGTATCTGTTGATCTGAACATGATGGCTGACGCTTTTAAAACTTCTGTATCCGGGCTACAAAAAGAACTCGAGGGTTTAATCACAGACAACCAAATACAG GCAAGAATTGATTCCCACAACAAGGTTCTGTATGCGCGTCATGCGGATCAAAGAAAAGCTACTTTTCAGCGAGTTTTGCAAACTGGGGTTGAATTTGATCGAGATGTTAGGGCTATGTTGGTGAGGGCAAATCTTCTCAAGCATGATTATAACCTTAAGCAATTAAGGAAGATTTAA